From a single Paenibacillus sp. FSL R5-0345 genomic region:
- a CDS encoding spore germination protein encodes MEQYDPQMKIHQMSTWLDELKQKLNHMDDAEIIEHKIGTSASVHLLYIKTLIDPERLNETIIQPLHRSACNSLSSCITNAKVSEVLSFEDAEQKIMQGFILLNDSVNDQWLGVQLENPLGRAVEPSQTETVIYGAKDSFSEQIDKNITMLRRRLPITTLKTESFTIGSLSKTKVVLLYIDGLTNPEFVSLARKKIESVDFDQFLDSSQLAAFIEDHNHTVFPQFLQTDRPDACAYALGEGKLTLLVSNSPFALIAPITFFHLIQSPEDYFLPWPVASFLRLIRYGSFIVSLTMIPFYVALTTFHYQMIPLPILFVLLESRSKLPFTPFTEGLFMIVTLEIIKEASLRMPTKTSQTLGVIGGIVIGQAAVEAGFASKVLIVLMGISAIAFFLVPNYQVTKSMVLLQILLLILASFLGLPGIVIGLIGILAHLHALTSLGQPYLAPIAPFYGKDWNDLFIRGPLIWMKTRPNYLKPLRKWRQEMKK; translated from the coding sequence ATGGAACAATACGACCCCCAAATGAAAATTCATCAAATGTCCACATGGCTTGATGAACTAAAACAGAAATTAAACCATATGGATGATGCCGAAATTATTGAGCACAAAATAGGTACCAGTGCCTCAGTTCATCTTTTATACATAAAAACGTTAATCGATCCAGAGCGTTTAAACGAGACGATTATTCAACCACTTCATCGTTCTGCTTGCAATTCGCTTTCTTCATGCATAACCAATGCCAAAGTTTCGGAAGTTCTATCGTTCGAAGATGCTGAGCAAAAAATAATGCAAGGATTTATTCTTCTAAACGATTCAGTCAACGATCAGTGGTTAGGCGTCCAACTAGAAAACCCTCTTGGTCGGGCAGTTGAACCTTCTCAAACGGAAACGGTTATATATGGAGCGAAAGACAGCTTCAGTGAACAAATCGATAAAAACATTACAATGTTGCGCAGACGTTTGCCTATAACGACATTAAAAACGGAAAGCTTTACTATCGGTTCACTGAGTAAAACAAAAGTTGTGTTACTGTACATAGACGGATTAACTAATCCAGAATTTGTTTCCCTTGCAAGAAAGAAAATTGAAAGTGTGGATTTCGATCAATTTTTAGACTCCTCTCAGCTTGCAGCTTTTATTGAAGATCATAACCATACGGTCTTTCCGCAATTTCTACAAACGGATCGGCCGGATGCCTGTGCCTACGCCTTAGGTGAGGGAAAGCTGACGCTATTGGTTTCCAATTCACCGTTCGCCTTAATTGCTCCCATTACTTTTTTCCATCTAATCCAATCGCCGGAAGACTACTTCCTTCCTTGGCCGGTAGCCAGTTTTTTACGTTTAATCCGGTACGGAAGTTTTATTGTTTCTTTGACGATGATTCCTTTTTATGTTGCGTTAACGACATTTCATTACCAAATGATTCCGCTGCCGATTCTTTTCGTATTATTGGAATCGAGAAGCAAATTGCCCTTTACTCCGTTTACGGAAGGACTTTTCATGATCGTAACGCTGGAAATCATCAAAGAAGCAAGTTTGCGAATGCCGACCAAAACCAGTCAAACGTTAGGGGTTATCGGTGGTATCGTCATAGGACAAGCTGCTGTAGAAGCAGGCTTTGCAAGTAAAGTATTGATAGTGTTGATGGGTATATCCGCTATTGCTTTCTTTTTAGTTCCCAATTATCAAGTGACAAAATCCATGGTGCTGTTACAAATTCTTCTTCTTATCCTTGCATCGTTTCTTGGGTTGCCGGGAATCGTGATCGGGCTAATCGGGATTCTTGCACATCTCCATGCGTTAACGTCATTAGGTCAACCTTATTTAGCACCGATCGCTCCATTTTATGGAAAGGATTGGAATGACCTCTTTATCCGCGGACCTTTAATTTGGATGAAAACGCGTCCGAACTATCTAAAACCACTACGGAAATGGCGACAGGAGATGAAGAAGTGA
- a CDS encoding MerR family transcriptional regulator, with protein sequence MKTYSISEVAESFNMTPHTLRYYDKEGLFPAIDRTSGGKRIFKQSDMDALKVIECLKSSGMPIKEIKHFIEWCSEGDSTLQQRYDMFLERKSSVEAQMEELKKTMEVIEHKCFYYKTALDSGTEDVHKYNEIK encoded by the coding sequence ATGAAGACATACTCTATAAGTGAAGTTGCAGAGTCCTTTAACATGACACCACATACCCTGCGTTACTATGACAAGGAAGGTCTTTTCCCTGCTATAGATAGAACCTCCGGCGGTAAACGTATATTTAAACAATCCGATATGGACGCTTTAAAAGTAATTGAATGCCTGAAGTCATCCGGGATGCCAATTAAAGAAATAAAACATTTCATTGAGTGGTGCTCTGAGGGGGATTCCACCTTACAGCAAAGATATGACATGTTCCTGGAGCGGAAATCTTCCGTAGAAGCACAGATGGAAGAATTGAAAAAAACGATGGAAGTCATAGAACATAAATGCTTCTACTACAAGACCGCCTTGGATAGTGGTACGGAAGATGTCCATAAGTATAATGAAATAAAGTAG
- a CDS encoding NAD(P)-dependent alcohol dehydrogenase, producing the protein MIKVNARATFSQEGPFKLTTIERRDLQPHDVLIEIKYAGICHSDIHTARGEWGPVNYPLVPGHEIAGIVSQIGSEVTKYSVGDRVGVGCMVDSCGECSNCHKGEEQYCLSGNTGTYGAIDRYGQYTQGGYSTHIVVTEDFVVRIPDSIPLDAAAPLLCAGITTYSPLRHWGAAPGKKVAVVGLGGLGHMAVKIAHAMGAEVTVLSQSLKKKEDGLQLGADHYYATSDPETFKQLSGSFDLIVNTVSAQINIDAYLSLLALDGTLVNVGAPADPLAVNVFSLIGHRRSFAGSMIGGIRETQEMLNFCAEHNIASEIEVISADRIDEAWERVLASDVRYRFVIDISTMGTE; encoded by the coding sequence ATGATAAAAGTTAATGCTCGCGCAACATTCAGTCAGGAAGGGCCATTCAAGCTAACCACAATCGAACGCCGAGATCTGCAGCCGCACGATGTTCTTATTGAGATTAAATACGCTGGCATCTGCCACTCGGACATTCATACTGCCCGCGGGGAGTGGGGACCGGTCAACTATCCACTCGTTCCGGGACATGAGATCGCCGGAATTGTCAGCCAGATTGGTTCTGAAGTCACAAAGTACTCAGTGGGCGATCGGGTAGGGGTAGGTTGTATGGTTGACTCTTGTGGAGAGTGCAGTAATTGCCATAAAGGTGAGGAACAATATTGCCTGAGTGGAAATACGGGCACCTATGGAGCTATCGACCGGTATGGGCAATATACGCAAGGCGGCTATTCCACCCATATCGTCGTAACCGAAGATTTTGTGGTTCGAATCCCTGACAGTATTCCGCTTGACGCCGCTGCACCGCTTTTGTGTGCAGGGATCACCACCTATTCACCTCTGCGTCATTGGGGAGCCGCTCCCGGCAAAAAAGTAGCTGTAGTGGGTCTTGGCGGACTTGGACATATGGCTGTGAAGATTGCTCATGCCATGGGAGCTGAGGTTACTGTTTTATCACAGTCACTAAAGAAGAAGGAAGATGGATTGCAATTAGGTGCAGACCATTATTATGCCACTAGCGATCCGGAGACATTTAAACAGCTTTCCGGTTCGTTCGATCTAATCGTAAATACTGTAAGCGCGCAGATTAATATCGACGCCTATCTTTCGCTCTTGGCGCTGGATGGTACATTAGTCAATGTCGGCGCGCCTGCTGACCCCTTGGCAGTTAACGTATTCTCGCTGATCGGCCACCGCCGCTCGTTTGCCGGATCGATGATTGGAGGAATCCGTGAAACGCAGGAAATGCTTAATTTCTGCGCTGAACATAATATTGCATCTGAAATCGAAGTCATTTCTGCTGACCGGATTGATGAAGCCTGGGAGCGTGTGCTTGCTTCAGATGTCCGTTACCGGTTTGTCATCGACATTAGCACAATGGGGACCGAATAA
- a CDS encoding LacI family DNA-binding transcriptional regulator: protein MARKKVTIQDIADALGISRNTASKALNGTNGIPDETRNKVIKKAIELKYKQFAFMDTESTLSRNSGNIALLTENLPNTSHFGSKLISGMEKRISAEGYNLSMHIIRDVDQESLSLPNNFDVSNVDGIICIELFNSEYTKLITSLGIPTIFIDCSAHVCYPEFQADVLLMENEHSTYQLTKKLIDGGYTSLGFIGDYNHCRSFNERWVGFNRAMIESGIQLDLSQCILDDDRLFFSSPEWADTRLSQINELPSAFVCANDYIAVSFMKSLKNILSVPNDIVISGFDNGPESSIVEPHLTTVHIYSNEMGVKAAEMLLSRINDPKQPYQVSHIYTKLIIRESTPNIS from the coding sequence ATGGCCAGGAAAAAAGTAACTATACAAGACATCGCAGACGCTTTAGGAATCTCCAGAAATACAGCTTCCAAAGCTTTAAATGGAACGAACGGTATACCCGATGAAACCAGAAACAAAGTAATAAAGAAAGCGATAGAGTTAAAATATAAACAGTTTGCTTTTATGGACACTGAGAGTACTCTATCAAGAAACTCTGGAAACATTGCTTTATTAACAGAAAACTTACCGAACACTTCCCATTTTGGATCGAAACTGATCAGTGGCATGGAAAAAAGAATCAGTGCAGAAGGATATAATTTATCTATGCACATTATAAGAGACGTTGATCAGGAGTCCCTGTCTCTACCAAATAATTTTGATGTCTCCAATGTAGACGGAATTATTTGCATTGAGCTATTCAATTCGGAATATACTAAGCTAATTACAAGTCTAGGTATTCCAACTATTTTCATCGACTGCTCTGCACATGTCTGTTATCCTGAATTCCAAGCAGATGTCCTTCTCATGGAGAACGAACATAGTACCTATCAACTCACAAAAAAGTTAATTGATGGCGGTTACACATCACTGGGGTTCATCGGGGATTATAATCACTGTAGGAGTTTTAATGAAAGATGGGTGGGCTTTAATCGCGCAATGATAGAATCCGGGATTCAGCTTGATCTCTCGCAATGCATTCTCGATGACGATCGACTATTTTTCTCAAGTCCGGAGTGGGCAGATACTAGACTAAGTCAAATCAATGAGCTGCCTTCTGCTTTCGTGTGCGCTAACGATTATATTGCGGTTTCCTTTATGAAGTCACTTAAAAATATACTCTCCGTTCCTAACGACATCGTCATTAGTGGTTTTGATAACGGTCCTGAATCAAGCATTGTAGAACCCCATCTCACTACAGTTCATATTTATAGTAATGAGATGGGTGTCAAAGCGGCCGAAATGCTGCTCTCCCGAATTAATGATCCGAAGCAACCCTATCAGGTTTCTCATATTTATACCAAACTCATCATAAGAGAATCTACACCTAATATCAGTTGA
- a CDS encoding ABC transporter permease, whose product MDYLKKHYFLYILLAPAVILTLIFKYGPMYGAIIAFKDFSPIKGIMGSEWVGLYNFEKFLSSPNFEVIFMNTLKLSFFGLILSFPIPILLALMLNQIRRAGVKKNIQLFLYAPNFISVVVVVGMLFIFLSPTGPINQFFTWLTGEPIMFMSRPEYFRSIYILSDIWTGAGWASIIYVAALANVDPELHNAANLDGANLLQRIRHIDLPTIRPIMAIVFILAAGGIMSIGFEKAYLMQTAMNLPTSEIIPTYVYKIGLQSGDYAYSAAVGLFNSIINIVLLLTVNFTVKKLNEGDGLY is encoded by the coding sequence ATGGATTATCTAAAGAAGCACTACTTTCTTTATATTTTGCTCGCACCAGCTGTTATTCTGACCCTAATTTTTAAATACGGTCCTATGTATGGTGCGATTATCGCCTTTAAAGATTTCAGCCCAATCAAAGGTATTATGGGGAGTGAATGGGTAGGTTTGTACAACTTCGAGAAATTCCTTTCTTCCCCCAATTTCGAAGTGATCTTTATGAATACGCTTAAATTAAGTTTCTTCGGATTAATTCTGAGTTTTCCAATTCCGATTCTTCTTGCCTTGATGTTGAATCAAATTCGCCGTGCAGGCGTCAAAAAGAACATTCAATTGTTCTTGTATGCACCTAACTTTATTTCTGTTGTCGTTGTGGTCGGGATGTTGTTTATCTTCTTGTCCCCAACGGGACCGATTAACCAGTTTTTTACCTGGCTTACCGGTGAACCAATTATGTTTATGTCTCGTCCTGAGTACTTCCGTTCGATCTACATTTTATCCGATATTTGGACCGGAGCCGGTTGGGCATCCATTATTTATGTAGCAGCGCTTGCTAATGTCGATCCTGAGTTACATAATGCAGCCAATCTCGACGGCGCTAATCTTCTACAAAGAATACGCCATATCGATCTGCCAACCATTCGTCCAATTATGGCTATCGTATTTATCCTTGCAGCTGGTGGGATTATGTCAATTGGCTTCGAGAAAGCCTACCTCATGCAAACGGCGATGAACTTGCCAACCTCAGAAATCATTCCGACTTACGTTTATAAAATTGGTTTGCAGTCGGGCGATTATGCCTATTCAGCCGCAGTAGGATTGTTTAACTCTATCATCAACATCGTCTTGCTCCTCACAGTTAACTTCACCGTGAAGAAACTGAATGAGGGTGACGGTCTTTACTAA
- a CDS encoding carbohydrate ABC transporter permease gives MPIKHSGLDRFIVVLNAIFLTLAVLIIVLPLIYVVIASFMDPSVLLSKGLSFNLSDWSLEGYKKILSNPAMIRGFGNSVLYSVSFAMITVLVSICAGYALSDDRLKGKGFFMTLFIITMFFGGGLIPTYLLVKNLGLLDTVWAVIIPGAVNVWNIILSRTFFKGVPNEMKEAANVDGASEMRIFFSVVLPLSKPIVFVLALYAFVGQWNSYFDAMIYLDNPNLHPLQLVLRSILIQNQVDPGMISDQLAMAEMKRLSEIIKYAAIVVSSLPLIVMYPFFQKYFEKGVMVGSLK, from the coding sequence ATGCCTATTAAACATTCCGGATTAGATCGCTTTATCGTCGTGCTGAACGCGATCTTCCTGACACTGGCTGTACTTATCATCGTACTTCCTTTGATTTATGTAGTGATTGCTTCTTTTATGGATCCATCTGTGCTGCTCAGTAAAGGATTATCATTCAATCTTTCGGACTGGTCATTAGAAGGGTATAAGAAAATTCTTTCTAATCCGGCCATGATCCGAGGTTTTGGAAACTCTGTTTTATACTCTGTTTCATTTGCTATGATTACCGTTCTCGTCTCAATCTGTGCCGGTTACGCACTGTCCGATGACAGGCTCAAAGGAAAAGGGTTTTTCATGACCTTGTTTATTATCACCATGTTCTTTGGGGGTGGACTCATACCTACATATCTACTCGTTAAGAACCTTGGTCTGCTTGATACAGTATGGGCGGTGATCATTCCAGGGGCGGTCAATGTTTGGAACATCATTCTCTCTAGAACTTTCTTCAAAGGAGTTCCGAATGAAATGAAGGAAGCCGCTAATGTAGACGGAGCTTCGGAGATGCGGATTTTCTTCAGTGTCGTATTACCGCTCTCCAAACCGATTGTTTTTGTGCTCGCTCTTTATGCCTTTGTTGGCCAGTGGAATTCCTACTTTGACGCTATGATCTATTTAGATAATCCGAATCTTCATCCACTGCAGCTCGTGTTGCGTTCCATCTTGATCCAGAATCAGGTAGATCCGGGCATGATCAGCGACCAACTCGCCATGGCGGAAATGAAGCGATTGTCTGAAATCATCAAGTATGCTGCCATTGTTGTTTCCAGTTTGCCACTCATTGTTATGTATCCGTTCTTCCAGAAGTACTTTGAAAAAGGTGTTATGGTCGGTTCCCTTAAGTAG